AATTGCGCAATTGAGCCATACTTTTGGCGTGTAATGGTTTAAATTTATCTAtgttttcattatatttttatgaaatccTATTGAAAAAAATTGACAGCACGGGATGAATGACTTAACTTGACAGCTGTTCAACTTGACATTTGAACTTGCGttcaaaaatgtatctacatagaAAAACACCGAAGCAGACCATCACATCTTATAGGGGCATGTCATCTGCAATCAGTATTTGCCTCTTTTTCTAACAAGCCAGTTGAAGTCAGTTGTTAGGAAGAGACACAGACGGCTATTACAGATTGCAGACGTATTATGAAACGCTACCCAGATGTTTTTAGGTGTTTCTGAACGAAAACACGTTCCGTTTTCCCACGATGACATCATGTTTTGACAGCTGATTACCATCAACAATCGTGAAATGAAACGTGCGTAAAAGGAATAGGAATTTTTAGGATTCCAGTATTATTTTAGGTTTTGTTTAACTTAGATCAATATACAAATCTAAATAAATATGACGGCAGTACACGTTATAAGAAGGTTTGGCGTTCCATTAGCTAACATGTGTTGTCATAAAAAGCCGACAAAATTACAAGTGCGATATAGTGCTACTTTAGGATTAACTGCGAAGAGATTTGCTCCAGTGCTTATAAAAGCTCGCCACCTGGGGCTAGGACCCACGTCGAAGGATTTCGAGGAGCCCACACAAATTACAGGACCAATAACGAAACTACATGCGGCTGAGCTCGTTCTACACTTAAAAGCGGATGAGAGGAAATTGTTGTTCACGGCGCTACAAGAATTCGAATCTAATAGGATTAAAGAGGAGTTCGAAGGTAAGACTGCTTGTGGTTATAATATATTGGACAGCCGTAAATGATATCTCTTCAGAAGGCTGTAAAATAATATGTGCTTTCAGACAAACTGGCAGGCCAGAGATGGAGGACAAAGCTAGGTAGGCCCAGCAAAGTGCCCACCCTCGGCGATGTAGACCCTACAGGCACCTACTGTCCGGTCCCCGAAGACTGGCTCAAGAAAAAGTATGGTAAGTAAGCTTTTTTAAACCATGAGATGAACCAGTTAATTCTGGTTTTTACCAGTCATTGACATTGTTTTTCTTACACCATGCTTACTGATTATGGTTATGACTTGTTATTTTTATAGTAATTAAATTCTaataaatgtttgtaattttacaTTGAAGTTAATCAAAGGTCTTTCCTGTTATTATGCTTTCAATTTGGATTCACCTATTGGGTATGTTATCACTTATTATGTTTTATGGTCTCTctaataaatgtaatatttatattgttatctATAGCTCTTAGCTATAAGTGTtcctattttaatttttttttaattatatgagTTTACATGAAAAATTTCATTTTCCTAATAACTTATGAAAATAAGGAACTTATTTACATTAACTAAAATAATCCAGCTCAATACTTCAAAAtgttttgtaatttaaaaataaaacacctgTTTGGGCTAGAATTTTCATCATCTTAACATCATCAATGAATGACTATATGTTTACATTTCAGCGGCCACAGTACCCAAGCCTACAACCAGGGAGTTAGTCCACTGTGAGTAATTACTGTAtttaatgtacaatttgtagTCTATtactacttttttttattaattctttAAAGACAATTTCACATCTTTCCTCCCTATGGTTTTTTGATATATTAGATTTTGCTAGCCTATGTTAGTTAGGAAAGTGCCACATGCTATAATATTCGTGTAATCAGCCACTGCAGTGTTACATCATTAATTATTCAGGCTATCTTGACTCACAACTACTCCAAGCAGTAGCATGATACAGTCTGTGTCATGCAATATTAGGGAATAGATGGTTTGGGATCTTCCTCTAGTTCCTCAGTTTGATTCAGTTGTTCAGCTTTTTAATGTATAGGTACTGATAATtctgctactcgatgctagatgtcgactgcgaaaataatagtctttttggtaccaaaaccgATGTATGGAGTGACTCTGAGCACTcttttcttactatatttctctatgcttttACAGAACATAAGATgtttgtacctaaataaaacatGGTGAAAGGGGCAGCTTGGCAGTTgctaatacatattatttaattttattcgaaACAAGATTGTAACCTAATTATGTTAATGTTGTTTACAGTGTCATTAGCAAATTCAG
The Cydia splendana chromosome 8, ilCydSple1.2, whole genome shotgun sequence genome window above contains:
- the LOC134792602 gene encoding uncharacterized protein LOC134792602 isoform X2 codes for the protein MTAVHVIRRFGVPLANMCCHKKPTKLQVRYSATLGLTAKRFAPVLIKARHLGLGPTSKDFEEPTQITGPITKLHAAELVLHLKADERKLLFTALQEFESNRIKEEFEDKLAGQRWRTKLGRPSKVPTLGDVDPTGTYCPVPEDWLKKKYVPKPTTRELVHLSLANSVPFIGFGFLDNFVMIVAGDSIESSMSAFITISTMAAAALGNTFSDVIGIGSSYYVERAAAMLGMAPPPLAPVQLDMPVCRRVSNLGRVLGITLGCFLGMTPLLFKDYKDDKDKDKDGKKDKQEPKAEAKAEAKADAKADLKKS
- the LOC134792602 gene encoding uncharacterized protein LOC134792602 isoform X1 → MTAVHVIRRFGVPLANMCCHKKPTKLQVRYSATLGLTAKRFAPVLIKARHLGLGPTSKDFEEPTQITGPITKLHAAELVLHLKADERKLLFTALQEFESNRIKEEFEDKLAGQRWRTKLGRPSKVPTLGDVDPTGTYCPVPEDWLKKKYAATVPKPTTRELVHLSLANSVPFIGFGFLDNFVMIVAGDSIESSMSAFITISTMAAAALGNTFSDVIGIGSSYYVERAAAMLGMAPPPLAPVQLDMPVCRRVSNLGRVLGITLGCFLGMTPLLFKDYKDDKDKDKDGKKDKQEPKAEAKAEAKADAKADLKKS